The Dreissena polymorpha isolate Duluth1 chromosome 4, UMN_Dpol_1.0, whole genome shotgun sequence region ATCGGAACTTCAGTGTACAGCCTTAAAGCTGAAATCTCCATTCAATACATAGCCGAGAAGTATTTGACAGAAGAAATATCCAGAAAACCGATCCAACTGCCTCGAAGTAATGtgttttttgcaaatgaattctatttattttaataaaaatgtacagTGTTCACAGCATACGAGTGTTTGACAAACGGTATGGTCTCGAAGGGCTTAGGCAGCAGGTTAATATAAttcttttaaaaattgtatttcatgtttGGTCACTTGTTAGataaagttttttatattaaattgaacGAAATAAACGTACGCGCAAATAATATGGTTGATATTATGTTTCGTATTGAATTTGACAAATATCTAATAGTGTATAAACACTTAATTAACTTTTTATCTACAAATTAAAATACGAACATGCAAtccaaaaacatatttttctgttCAGTCAATACAATATATCACGACGAGTATATCGATGCGATATCGATTCAATAGTTGCGGAAAAAAACAGATTTTTACACAGTTATTCCTCCTTTTAATATGCACTACATTTTCAACTGGCTCAAGATTTTTTTCCAACAAGAAGACGCGTTAGTCATTGTAATCagagatctatcaataaacatattaaatgtatTGATAGATCTTTTTCCCACGTTAATCTTGTTATTTACTTGCGTACGAGAGAACTATTATGATCCGCATACACGCGTTAGGTGGTACTCCCCGCTAGTGAACCCTGTACTCTGCCAGGAACCCATTTGTCAAGTCGTACTTATGTCTTGAACAATCGCTTTGTTTTGTCAGTTTGCGGACGTTCCCTGACCGGATTAATGTTCGTGTCAGCAATTTAGCGATCAATTAGAACCGATAACGTAATAACCACAGTCTGGTGCGTACCGTGAGGAATTGACAGCAATATTTGCAGGAACAAAGCCGTATTTAAGCGTCTCGTGGTCTtattagcggacagggtagctccttaccagactgcacGATTGCTGCAGGACTGTTAAGCTACACTATCCACTTAAGACCAGTTATAACATGACGCGGTTCATGTATGTTTGGTATTTATGCTTGCGTACATTAACAGTCTCACGTATGATCCGCAATATAGATTCGAATCTTCGCAATTCGCAAACTTTGCAACTTCTTTGCCCGAGTTTGTCTTATGTGAGTGTCCCAGCACTCGTACCAAATGAACTTCATAGAATCACGACTAATTCTGGGAGAATTCTTAAACAAAAGCTTCATTTCTTTATTGGGTTATTGTTTAACAGACGTAATTAAGTTAGCTTGGTCTTTTGGTGCGGTTGTAAACCGGTGTAAAAGGAGAAAACTCCACTTGTCCAGTAAAAATCCACTTGTCCAGTACAGATGACTAACCTAAATTACATGAGCCGGGAGTTTAGATTGTACCTCATTACGATGCGCCTGCACCCGCCACAGCGCTCACCGGACTGCTCTAACAGGACACTAGGGTGCCCATGACACCGTGATCATTATGGCATGTGTGTTTGTTATCTAAATTGAATGATGACTCACAATGCTAATAAAATCGGACGTCTTCACGAACGGACCGACGGTCAAGCGCATTGCTTAACCAAGTCCACTTTGTTGGTGCATGAACATACATTGTTGATAAACAGCGAGTGTAATGAAGTTCATATAAACTAACAACATTTGTATCTaaacataatcaatttattttaatctATATATATACTGATAATGAACATCTTATCTATATACCGGTAATATTCAGTTAACTATAAATGGACGGAATGCTGTTTACATGTCATTATgtgtacattttcaaaataagtatTATCTTTTCAAAATTAACAACAAGTATATGCATACCAGTATAATCTCAagacataaaatgtttaaaggaTTGAAAGgattgacaaaaaataaacatccTTTACAAATCACAGACTATCTAGTAATACAATAATAATGCTGTAGTATACCATATCAATGTACccttaatataatttatatatttatttaaatggctGATTTATGTAAAATAATTCTTATAATTTCCTGccaacatttttttgcaaaatgcaTATAAGGTCTACAAAGGTAAAAGCATTCTCAAATACTCTGGAAAATTGACCTCTTCTTGAACCttcaaaaacacaaaatgacaatCGATAACAGTTCATTCATTCTCGTAGGCAGTGGGTCTATGGCAGTGTCCTATATTCGCTGCTTGTAGAACGTCTTGCCCTGCAGTCCTAGCTCCTTCTCCCACACCTCAAACTCTCGCTCAAAGAGCTGCTTCAAGGCTACACGTCTGACCTGTAGCAGGATATAATCAACACATATTGCCCACGTCTTATGAAAATTTTCCTCAGCACATTTGCAAATATTGTTTCCATATTGtgtctttatagaaaaaagacTAGACCCTACCTAGACTGTgcaaatgtgcaggctggtcGAAAGGTATGCTGGCCTCATATGGCATTAAAatgcataatacccattttctcATGATGTTACCCATACAAGCTTTGAAACAAACACTCATAAACCTTATTTGGTACTCAAATTGCCCCTTTTTTTTCAATAATCTTTACAAGTGTTATGCTCTTGAGTCACATAAAACTGGAGAATGCTCTATGACAATGGATCAAACCCAGAAGCTCCTGACTACTGAGCAGATACAATTACAGAGTGATATCGAGTACCCCACTGCAACTTACAGTATGTAGAAACAAGTACCTACTGCTGATCCCCCAAATTCATGCTGAAAGGTTACAGGTGAATATATTAAATCCCTAATTAATTGTAGTCTTTGTTTGTTTGAATGGATTTTGCCAGTTTAAACATTTTTGCAGTGATATTGCGGCGTTCAATAAACCTATTCACAATTTGTATATGGAAGCTGGTTAACCAGAATCAGACATATATCCTACTTGAATCTAAGGAAGGGAAGTATTACCATACAACTAAAACCACACAAGTTATGTAGCATAGCCTGAAATCGAACCCTACAATCCTTTGCTATTTAGTCCTTCCCCGGTACCATCTGAGCAAGGcggtgaatataaacaaactccCAAAGGCGGTGAATATAATCAAGCTCTCACTCCTGTACTCTCACAGCCACTTACAGCAAGTGCAGCCTTAGCTGCCATCCTCATCTCTGACTTGACGATGTCAGCCTCATTGCGGATGCGTTTTTTCCAGCTTGCCACCTCAAGGTTCTCATTCCAGCCTGCCCGCTGATTGATCTGCAACTCCCTGGAAAATATTGGCCTAGTTCTGGAATTACTGGGCTTATTGTATGTGCATACTGTGGGCTTAATacaacttcacaggctaatctggggcgacactttacatacattcatttagccTAGTTTTTCCCAGAACCAGGAACATATCATAGTGAAGAgggaaacttgaaacatggttcCAATCACTGCAAGACAGAAATTCATTGATGCAATTGTGGACATTTGTTGGTTCTGTCAGTAATTTTAATTCACTtcagaatttatttatatttttaattataaatattgaaattaaaaaaatgatgaagAGGTAATATCAACATATTTTCTGATTTGTGTAGGCCTTTCTCCTAAAAGGAGCACAGTGAAAAAGCCAATTATCTTTTCCTCAATGCTATTCTATTTTAGGCATGTTTTTCTCATTCTGGAACTCCATATATTTTACTGTCCTATTTAATACCGGTATGTGTTCAATGCATCTCATCCATATCCTAAAGGCCATGTTTCAGTATTCATTTGGTATGAGATATTGGTCAGATTCATTGCATTTCACAACATAATAATCTATAAAATTGACTGTGTTTAACAGACAAAACGTGCAGCAGGTGAAACCAAGATAATGAAGGATGCTGCAATTTTATATGGATTTATTTTTTCCATGATGCAAGCTATGTATAGCCTTCATTCTTTTTATGatagtttaaaatgaaaattccAATGACCATGTTGATCATCCCATGTACATACAACTATGACAGCACAAAATACAGACAATGTAGTTAAACTCCGGTCTGAAGTTAAGCTGGCTGCATATTGCATAGGACCTATTTTCACGCAACTTGGGTCACATGAAGAAATTGGTCAATAGTGTGGAAGACATTAAAAAGCCTTTAAAGGGGTTTCTTTATTACATGTGACATTACGTTTCATCAGGGGATGGTAGCTAATCTTATCTCGAGACAGTTTTTTCAGTATCATAAGTTTAATCATATTTGTAGCCCAGATATTCCTTTCACAAAAGCATAAAATTTGTGCCACAATTACCctaagcatattttgagatagtAAAAAACAGATATGAAATTACAATACTGTTCTTGCAATTCTAATTTCCTCCAGACAGTTATAATCAGCATTTATCAAATCAAGTCACCATTGAGTATTCATCTCTTAGATACAATATACAGACTCAACATACAAAGTGTCAGTGAATGATAATTTAGAACTAAAACTTGCAATTCTAATACCGCTGTGAAGTTATCATTGAATCAAATGTTCTCTCTTGACAATGAAACTGAAATTTATATGCATGCATTGtcttaattttttaaacaactagCCGCAAGGCACACTGAAGTAATTATTGAAAGCTTTCTGCAATAatagcaaaaatattttaaaatagctCAATATAAAACTTTCCTTAAATATGTACTTAGCACAAAAAATTCTGTAAACATGCACTAATTGATTGATGAAAATTTatgaaaatgaacaaaaatgTTAACATGGCATGATATAATATTATCTTGTTTCCAAACATTAACCTCgtattaaaatctttttttttactaCCATAGGGgtatttaaatacttattaaatatttaaattacatcagttctttttataaacaaaatgagTCTCTTAAACTAAAACAATCTTTTTGTTCGAAATTATTAAGGAAGAGATAGGTGCTTAACTGCTTATATGAACATATAATTGAATGCACTTTTAAATAATTGCTGTATTTAAGCCTCGTCATGTGAAATGGGTCTATTGTTATATGCCACAAGTGTAGCTCCTGAACTGCATGCATGTTTGCAAAGACTGGTGAGGAGCTACCCTGCCCACTAAtaagaccatgaaaccttgtgtGACTAAATAATGGAAAAGGTAGCCCCTGATATGACTGCGctaatgcacaggctgatctggagcaCTGGAAGCATATtatataagacccatttttgaatACGGCAGCTCATTTGATGCATACTGAGGTCTCACCAACTTATGATTGGGTGTATAGAAATTATATGATTGAATTTTACCCAATGACATGTcattacattaattttgtttgttttttaatcagTTATATCCAGTGGACTGAGGCTTAACATCTAGGTGGTGCTTTACAGTGCAAAAGCTAAAATCAAGCAAAATGCATGTGAGCCGCTCTCTGTGAAACTGGGATAAATTCATCTGttatgatttttttgtgtaaagaaagtctattctaaacgaaatccagtctaggcatTAAGTATGGTacaaacatgcataaagcccactTTTAAAAGAGCATGGCTCATGTAACATCAGACTCAAAATTTTGTGCACAACTAAAACTTGCAAAAGGCCAGGAAAAAAACCTGCCATGGTCCTATCTTATGCCTGTTATgtggaaaaaataataataaaatgttcataacACTGTTATTATTTTCTAATTTAAAACACATCCAGCATCAAGGGGCTGCAATATCTGATTTAAACACCCTGTTTTATATTAAAGAATTAGCTTATAGACACTAAATATACTATTCAAATGttatctaaaaatatatatataaagataaataatttatattgctgTACTTCCACTCTGTTAGGcacaataaataaattgtaaaataaacatacattataaTTATAAGCATGCAAACAGAAAGCAATCAACTATGCATGTCAACAGCTGCTAGTAATAAATTTCCTTCTACATTATGTGTCACAGTGGTCATAACCTATCTATCGGTGTGTATTAATTCATattataaacaagggacaaaattgtcacaaaaccaggttttcattgtgaaaaaaaagctGATaatgggagacaactcaaactgaacttttgtaatgatcaaacaaaattaaccctctttgtaagtttgttttaaaataaatctatttttagtcgtggcgacgttgacattggagatattgacgtgattctttcgtgcgacacaccgtcccatgatggtgaacaaatgtgccaaatgattttaaaatctcataatgaatgactaagttatagcccagacaagcttatttatggctattttttacctttgaactcaaagtgtgaccttgaccttggagatattgacgtatttttttcgcgcgacacaccgtctaatgatggttaacaaatgtccaaatgattttgaaatctcacaatgaacgacaaagttatggcccggacaagcttgttccgccagcccgccagccagccagcccgccagccagcccgcccgcattcgccaatctaataaccagttttttccttcggaaaacctggttaaatatatgAGCTGCTCACTGGAAAAACAGGACTCAACTCATGTTTGTTTGTTGTCTCATTGcagtgcagtctgctcaggctaataagggacacgctttttatagtatttt contains the following coding sequences:
- the LOC127876248 gene encoding uncharacterized protein LOC127876248 isoform X2; this encodes MAGTQPSYIESPWDRALATYDEVMADRENVVRLELQINQRAGWNENLEVASWKKRIRNEADIVKSEMRMAAKAALAVRRVALKQLFEREFEVWEKELGLQGKTFYKQRI
- the LOC127876248 gene encoding uncharacterized protein LOC127876248 isoform X1 yields the protein MSLQTALRFEADTAKNPNLKKAFEAQVERIKYDEVMADRENVVRLELQINQRAGWNENLEVASWKKRIRNEADIVKSEMRMAAKAALAVRRVALKQLFEREFEVWEKELGLQGKTFYKQRI